The Thioalkalivibrio sulfidiphilus HL-EbGr7 genome includes the window TTCTGGGCCAGGTTGCCCGTGGCGCCGAAGATCACGAAGGTGCAGGCGTCGGTCATGGTCCGAATTCCGTGGTCACATCGTCGGAGTTGATCGTGGTGAGCTGGTGGCGCTGATAAAAAGACAGAACCTCGACAGGATTGACAGGATTCTCAGGAAGAACAGGAATCTGTGAATGGCCTGCGGTCATCCACCGATTTGCCGATCTTGTAAATCCTGAAAAATCCTGTTCATCCTGTCCATTGTTTTGGTTGTGACTCGAGGGGAGAGATTGCCGCGTCATTTCTTTTCCACCGCATGGCCGCCGAAGGCGTTGCGCATCATGGCCAGCACCCGGTTGCCGTAGCCCTCGGCGTCCTGGCTGGCGAAGCGCATGGCCAGCGCCATGGAGATCACCGGCGCGGCCACGCCCTGGTCGATGGCCTCCTTGGCGGTCCAGCGTCCCTCGCCGGAATCGGCCACCACCGGCGCGATGTCCGCAAGCACCTGGTCCTGCGCCAGGGTGTCGGCGGTCAGATCCAGCAGCCAGCTGCGCACCACGGAACCGTGACGCCAGAGTTCGGCGATCTGGGCCAGGTCCAGGTGGTAAGCCTGTTTGCCCTTGAGCAGGGCGAAGCCTTCGGCGAAGGCCTGCATCATGCCGTACTCGATGCCGTTGTGGATCATCTTGGTGAAGTGTCCGGCACCGGCCGGTCCCACGTGGGCCCAGCCGCGGTCCTGTGCGGGGGCCAGTGCTTTCAGCGCCGGTTCGATCGCGCGCACGGCGCGCTCGCTGCCACCGACCATCAGGCAGTAGCCGTTGTCCAGGCCCCAGATGCCGCCGGAGGTGCCGGCGTCCACGAACTCGATATCGTGATCCGCCAGACGCCGGGCGCGGCGTTCGCTGTCGTGGTAATTGGC containing:
- the gnd gene encoding phosphogluconate dehydrogenase (NAD(+)-dependent, decarboxylating); the encoded protein is MRMAMVGLGRMGGNMARRLLRGGIQVVGFNRTRAVAEQLAEEDGLIVADNLADAVARLDAPRVVWLMLPAGSATESHLDELIPLLDPGDVVVDGGNANYHDSERRARRLADHDIEFVDAGTSGGIWGLDNGYCLMVGGSERAVRAIEPALKALAPAQDRGWAHVGPAGAGHFTKMIHNGIEYGMMQAFAEGFALLKGKQAYHLDLAQIAELWRHGSVVRSWLLDLTADTLAQDQVLADIAPVVADSGEGRWTAKEAIDQGVAAPVISMALAMRFASQDAEGYGNRVLAMMRNAFGGHAVEKK